The Flavobacteriaceae bacterium 3519-10 genome includes a window with the following:
- a CDS encoding RNA polymerase sigma factor RpoD — MDVFLYMRQLKITKQVTNRETASLDKYLQEIGKVDLITADEEVDLAQKIRAGDRVALEKLIKANLRFVVSVSKQYQNQGLSLPDLINEGNLGLMKAAKRYDETRGFKFISYAVWWIRQSILQALAEQSRIVRLPLNKIGSINKINKAYAHLEQENERPPSPEELAEVLDMSEDDIKESMKNSGRHLSMDAPLVEGEDSNLYDVLRSGESPSPDKELMLESLQIEIERALQTLTPREADLVRLYFGLNGKHPMTLEEIGETFDLTRERVRQIKEKAIKRLKHNTRSKILKSYLGK; from the coding sequence GTGGACGTATTTTTATACATGAGACAATTAAAAATTACAAAGCAGGTTACCAACAGAGAAACCGCATCACTTGACAAATATTTGCAGGAAATTGGGAAAGTAGACCTGATTACTGCCGATGAAGAGGTGGATTTGGCACAGAAGATCCGTGCCGGCGACCGAGTTGCCCTCGAAAAGCTGATCAAAGCCAACCTCCGTTTCGTAGTATCTGTGTCGAAACAGTATCAGAACCAGGGCCTGTCGCTTCCCGATTTAATTAATGAAGGAAACCTCGGCCTGATGAAAGCTGCAAAAAGATATGATGAAACCAGAGGTTTCAAGTTCATTTCGTATGCAGTTTGGTGGATCCGCCAGTCGATTTTGCAAGCATTGGCAGAACAGTCCAGAATTGTTAGATTGCCTTTGAATAAGATTGGATCGATCAACAAAATCAACAAAGCGTACGCTCACCTCGAGCAGGAAAACGAAAGACCGCCTTCGCCAGAAGAACTCGCTGAAGTTCTTGATATGAGTGAAGACGACATCAAGGAATCAATGAAGAATTCCGGAAGACACCTTTCAATGGATGCGCCGTTGGTAGAAGGTGAAGACTCTAATCTCTACGACGTTTTACGTTCAGGTGAATCGCCAAGTCCGGATAAAGAACTGATGCTAGAATCTTTACAGATCGAAATCGAGAGAGCTTTGCAGACTTTAACGCCGAGAGAAGCAGATCTAGTCCGTTTATATTTCGGATTAAACGGTAAACATCCGATGACTTTGGAAGAAATCGGCGAAACTTTCGACCTTACACGAGAAAGAGTACGTCAGATTAAAGAAAAAGCCATCAAAAGATTGAAACACAATACCCGAAGCAAGATTTTGAAATCTTATCTCGGTAAATAA
- a CDS encoding lipoprotein releasing system ATP-binding protein, with protein MIRAKNIHKSYGDLEVLKGVDIHILEGEVVSIVGESGAGKSTLLQILGTLDTPSTPKNFQTEIALDGKSFISMSDRQLSKFRNENIGFVFQFHQLLPEFSALENVLLPTRISGKNEKESLDKAYSLFEDLNIAHRLHHKPGEMSGGEAQRAAVARALINSPKIIFADEPTGNLDSKNADDLHQLFFDLRDKYNQTFVIVTHNMHLANTTDRKLVMKDGQII; from the coding sequence ATGATCAGAGCAAAAAATATTCATAAATCCTATGGCGATTTAGAAGTTTTAAAAGGGGTTGATATTCATATTTTAGAAGGCGAGGTGGTTTCAATTGTGGGCGAATCCGGCGCAGGTAAATCTACTTTGCTGCAGATTCTCGGAACTTTGGATACACCATCAACGCCGAAGAATTTTCAGACCGAAATCGCGTTGGATGGCAAATCTTTTATCAGCATGAGCGATCGGCAGTTATCTAAATTCCGAAATGAAAATATTGGCTTTGTTTTTCAGTTTCATCAGCTTCTGCCCGAATTTTCGGCGCTGGAAAACGTGCTGTTACCTACAAGGATTTCAGGTAAAAATGAAAAAGAATCGCTTGATAAGGCCTATTCGCTGTTTGAAGACCTCAATATTGCACACAGGCTGCATCATAAACCAGGCGAAATGTCGGGCGGCGAAGCCCAGCGCGCGGCAGTGGCAAGAGCGCTGATCAATTCACCAAAAATTATTTTTGCGGATGAACCGACGGGAAATTTAGATTCGAAAAATGCCGACGATCTGCATCAGCTTTTCTTCGATTTACGTGATAAATACAACCAGACTTTCGTTATTGTGACGCATAACATGCACCTCGCAAACACTACAGACCGTAAATTGGTTATGAAAGACGGACAGATCATTTAG
- a CDS encoding Pyruvate dehydrogenase E1 component alpha subunit has protein sequence MRLNMKEFSKEVYLKWYEEMTMWRRFEDKCRSLYLKQKIRGFLHLYNGQEAIPAGFTHAMDLTKDSMITAYRCHIHPMAMGVDPKRILAELCGKATGTSGGMGGSMHIFSKEKRFYGGHGIVGGQIPLGAGIAFADKYFETGGVNICFFGDGAARQGSLHETFNMAMNWKLPVVFVVENNQYAMGTSVKRTANHEDIYKLGLGYEMPCLPVDAMDPEKVAEAAFEAIERARRGDGPTFIEARTYRFRGHSMSDAEAYRSKDEVAEYKKDDPIEIVKHRILENSWATEDELTAIDEKSKEFVEECVEFMEQSPYPTAEKVYEYVYAQENYPFLDKYENNK, from the coding sequence TTGCGACTAAACATGAAAGAATTTTCAAAAGAAGTGTATCTGAAATGGTACGAAGAGATGACGATGTGGAGAAGGTTCGAGGACAAATGCCGTTCTCTGTACCTCAAACAGAAAATCAGAGGATTTTTACATTTATATAACGGACAGGAAGCCATTCCGGCGGGTTTCACCCACGCGATGGATCTTACCAAAGACAGCATGATTACGGCCTACCGTTGCCACATACATCCAATGGCAATGGGCGTTGATCCCAAAAGAATCTTAGCAGAACTTTGTGGCAAGGCTACAGGAACATCCGGAGGAATGGGTGGTTCTATGCATATCTTCAGCAAAGAAAAAAGATTTTATGGCGGCCATGGCATCGTGGGAGGACAGATTCCTTTAGGCGCCGGAATTGCATTTGCCGACAAATACTTCGAAACCGGTGGTGTGAATATCTGTTTCTTCGGTGATGGAGCTGCACGTCAGGGTTCGCTTCACGAAACATTCAACATGGCCATGAACTGGAAGCTTCCGGTGGTTTTCGTGGTAGAAAATAATCAATATGCGATGGGTACTTCTGTGAAAAGAACTGCCAACCACGAAGATATTTACAAATTAGGTTTAGGTTACGAAATGCCGTGTCTTCCTGTTGACGCGATGGATCCCGAAAAAGTTGCAGAAGCAGCATTCGAAGCCATCGAAAGAGCCAGAAGAGGCGACGGACCAACATTTATCGAGGCCAGAACTTACCGTTTCCGCGGACACTCAATGTCGGATGCAGAAGCGTACAGATCTAAGGACGAAGTTGCTGAATACAAAAAAGACGATCCAATCGAGATCGTGAAACACAGAATTTTAGAGAACAGTTGGGCAACTGAAGACGAGCTGACTGCAATCGACGAAAAGTCTAAGGAGTTCGTGGAAGAGTGCGTTGAATTCATGGAGCAGTCTCCTTATCCAACCGCTGAAAAAGTATACGAGTACGTGTACGCACAGGAAAATTACCCATTCCTCGATAAGTACGAAAACAATAAATAA
- a CDS encoding RNA-binding protein, protein MMNIFVSNINYSTREESLQDLFSEFGEVSSAKIITDRETGRSRGFGFVEMSDEDGKNAIEALNGKELDGKELNVSEAKPREDKPKRSFDNNRGGGGGYGGGGNRGGSGGYGGGGGSRGGSNW, encoded by the coding sequence ATGATGAACATTTTTGTTTCAAACATCAATTACTCTACAAGAGAAGAGTCATTGCAAGACCTTTTTTCAGAATTTGGCGAAGTATCTTCTGCTAAAATTATTACAGACAGAGAAACCGGTAGATCAAGAGGATTCGGTTTCGTGGAAATGAGCGACGAAGACGGTAAAAACGCTATCGAAGCTTTAAACGGAAAAGAACTAGACGGCAAAGAACTTAACGTTTCTGAAGCTAAACCAAGAGAAGACAAACCAAAGAGAAGCTTCGATAACAATCGTGGCGGAGGCGGCGGTTACGGCGGCGGTGGAAACCGTGGTGGTAGCGGCGGTTATGGCGGTGGCGGTGGAAGCCGTGGCGGTTCAAACTGGTAG
- a CDS encoding oxidoreductase, aldo/keto reductase family protein, which translates to MNFSPIIVGTMRWGIWGADHSEKEVQHLIETALSEGLTTFDHADIYGDYTTEKLFGDAFNQMKTNRESVQFITKCGIEMPCANNSFKLKSYNYSKDYILKSVENSLKNLKTDYIDVLLLHRPSPLMDPHEIADAFEVLKSEQKVKCFGVSNFSPAQFDLINNSFPLVTNQVEISVSQTRAFGDGTLDQMMLRSLRPMAWSVMGNYFSKVSEQNLRIKKVLAELCPKYEAAENQILLSFILRHPAKILSVIGTSKAETIRVLKRSLHINLEREDWFKLLEASTGEKVA; encoded by the coding sequence ATGAATTTTTCGCCAATAATAGTGGGTACGATGCGGTGGGGCATCTGGGGAGCTGACCATTCTGAAAAAGAAGTGCAGCACCTCATTGAAACCGCCTTGTCCGAAGGACTCACCACTTTCGATCATGCCGATATTTACGGTGATTATACCACCGAAAAGCTGTTTGGCGACGCTTTTAATCAAATGAAAACCAACCGCGAATCCGTGCAGTTCATCACTAAATGTGGAATAGAAATGCCGTGCGCAAATAATTCGTTTAAACTGAAATCTTATAATTATTCGAAGGACTATATTTTAAAGTCAGTCGAGAACAGTCTAAAGAATCTAAAAACCGATTATATTGACGTCCTGCTGTTGCACCGGCCTTCTCCGCTTATGGATCCGCACGAAATTGCAGACGCTTTTGAGGTACTGAAATCAGAACAAAAAGTGAAATGTTTCGGCGTTTCGAATTTTTCGCCTGCGCAATTTGACCTTATTAATAATTCCTTTCCGCTGGTGACGAATCAGGTTGAAATTTCAGTGAGTCAGACCCGGGCTTTCGGTGACGGCACATTAGATCAGATGATGCTCAGAAGCCTGAGACCCATGGCGTGGTCGGTAATGGGCAATTATTTCAGTAAGGTTTCCGAACAGAATCTCAGGATTAAGAAGGTTTTGGCGGAGCTTTGTCCAAAATACGAAGCGGCTGAAAACCAGATTCTGTTGTCGTTTATATTAAGACATCCCGCAAAAATTCTTTCTGTAATAGGCACTTCAAAGGCTGAAACCATCAGGGTTTTAAAGCGAAGCCTGCACATAAATCTCGAGAGGGAAGATTGGTTTAAGTTACTAGAAGCATCAACAGGTGAAAAAGTTGCATAA
- a CDS encoding putative antibiotic resistance-related regulatory protein, with product MKINTLTHAEETLMHTMWQLESAYLKDILAEYPEPKPHQNTVSTFLKILVDKKFLSVAKEGRVFRYNVSVPFGAYRQFLLKNLLQNYYGDSAANLVKSLADEKMIGTAEMNRLLGTDAPEKPIGEESANPVSEFIEEITAPKKAKKKDKKKKKKNK from the coding sequence ATGAAAATCAACACGCTTACCCACGCCGAAGAAACTTTGATGCACACGATGTGGCAACTTGAATCTGCTTATTTAAAAGATATCCTTGCAGAATATCCCGAACCCAAACCGCACCAGAATACGGTTTCCACCTTTCTGAAAATTTTGGTTGACAAAAAATTTCTGTCGGTTGCAAAAGAAGGCCGCGTTTTCCGGTATAATGTTTCGGTGCCTTTCGGGGCATACCGCCAGTTTTTGCTGAAGAATCTGCTGCAAAACTATTATGGCGATTCGGCGGCGAACTTGGTGAAAAGTCTGGCTGATGAAAAGATGATTGGAACCGCTGAAATGAACCGTCTTCTGGGAACTGATGCGCCTGAAAAACCAATCGGGGAAGAAAGTGCAAATCCGGTGAGTGAATTTATTGAAGAAATTACTGCACCGAAAAAGGCGAAGAAAAAGGACAAGAAGAAAAAGAAGAAAAACAAGTAG
- a CDS encoding Dihydrolipoamide acetyltransferase component of pyruvate dehydrogenase complex, with protein sequence MAEVIAMPRLSDTMTDGKVAKWHKKVGDAVKEGDILAEIETDKAVQDFESEVNGTLLYIGTEEGGSAPVDTVLAIIGEQDEDISALKGGASSQQAGGTSEKEGAGIPEENKTEQNVTDVETTKPVEKEQEGSTQSTDIPKGVEVITMPRLSDTMTEGKVAKWHKKVGDTVKEGDILAEIETDKAVQDFEAEVNGTLLYIGTEEGGANPVDTVLAIIGPEGTDVSSIISGGGKKAQKAPESSNSTTSDSKEVSENKPAVAASSGDERIAISPLARKMAEDKGIDVHALKGSGENGRIVKKDVEGFNAEAQPQKSASSSENAASAQPKAAPSPAFIQGEDSETPNSQVRNIIAKRLSESKFTAPHYYLIIEVDMDKSIQARKEINSLPDTKISFNDMVIKATAMALRKHPQVNSTWHADKIVHHGNINVGVAVAIPDGLVVPVLKNTDQMNYNQISAAVKDMAGRAKSKGLKANEMEGSTFSVSNLGMFGIETFTSIINQPNSAILSVGAIVEKPVVKNGQIVVGNTMKLSLACDHRVVDGATGAQFLQTLKTYLEQPLTLLL encoded by the coding sequence ATGGCAGAAGTAATTGCAATGCCCCGGCTTTCCGACACGATGACGGACGGGAAGGTGGCGAAATGGCACAAAAAAGTGGGCGATGCCGTAAAAGAAGGCGATATTTTAGCGGAAATTGAAACCGACAAAGCTGTTCAGGATTTTGAATCAGAAGTTAACGGAACACTGCTCTATATTGGTACTGAAGAAGGGGGCTCAGCACCTGTCGACACTGTTTTAGCAATTATCGGTGAACAGGACGAAGATATTTCAGCACTGAAAGGCGGCGCTTCCTCACAGCAGGCTGGTGGCACTTCTGAAAAAGAGGGTGCTGGAATTCCGGAGGAGAACAAAACCGAACAGAACGTAACTGATGTTGAAACCACTAAACCTGTTGAAAAAGAACAGGAAGGTTCAACCCAAAGTACCGATATCCCGAAAGGTGTTGAAGTAATTACGATGCCGCGACTTTCCGATACCATGACGGAAGGAAAGGTTGCTAAATGGCACAAAAAAGTGGGCGATACCGTTAAAGAAGGCGATATCCTGGCTGAAATCGAAACCGATAAGGCCGTGCAGGATTTCGAGGCTGAAGTGAACGGAACCCTTCTATATATTGGTACTGAAGAAGGTGGAGCTAATCCGGTAGATACCGTATTGGCGATTATCGGTCCGGAAGGAACTGATGTTTCTTCAATTATTTCGGGTGGAGGAAAAAAAGCACAAAAAGCACCTGAGTCTTCAAATTCTACCACTTCCGATTCTAAAGAAGTGTCTGAAAACAAACCTGCAGTTGCAGCTTCAAGCGGTGACGAAAGAATCGCCATTTCGCCTTTAGCCAGAAAAATGGCAGAAGACAAAGGAATCGACGTACATGCACTAAAAGGAAGCGGTGAAAACGGCAGAATCGTTAAAAAAGATGTTGAAGGATTTAATGCTGAAGCTCAGCCTCAGAAATCTGCGTCGTCGTCTGAAAACGCTGCTTCCGCGCAGCCAAAAGCAGCGCCAAGCCCTGCATTTATTCAGGGTGAAGATTCAGAAACACCAAATTCTCAGGTTAGAAATATTATTGCAAAACGACTTTCTGAGAGTAAATTCACCGCGCCTCACTATTATCTGATCATTGAGGTGGATATGGATAAATCAATTCAGGCACGTAAGGAAATCAACTCGTTGCCGGATACCAAAATTTCTTTCAATGATATGGTGATTAAAGCTACGGCAATGGCTTTAAGAAAACACCCGCAGGTTAATTCTACCTGGCACGCTGATAAAATCGTTCATCACGGAAACATCAATGTGGGCGTGGCAGTAGCTATTCCGGACGGTTTGGTAGTTCCTGTTCTGAAGAATACAGATCAGATGAATTACAACCAAATCTCCGCAGCTGTGAAAGATATGGCCGGCCGTGCAAAATCTAAAGGTTTGAAAGCCAATGAAATGGAAGGTTCAACCTTCTCTGTTTCGAATTTAGGAATGTTCGGTATTGAAACATTTACATCAATCATCAATCAGCCAAATTCCGCGATCCTTTCCGTAGGTGCGATCGTTGAAAAACCGGTTGTGAAAAACGGACAGATCGTTGTAGGAAATACGATGAAACTCTCGCTGGCATGCGACCATAGAGTAGTGGATGGCGCCACCGGAGCGCAGTTTTTGCAGACATTAAAAACATACCTGGAGCAGCCGTTAACTTTGCTTCTCTAA
- a CDS encoding general stress protein, with product MSFLDKIFGKSEGEDSSVNFWKYIESETDLDNAIAESSDRKVAIFKHSTRCHISKMVLRNFEKEVSDCGDDVSYYFLDLIEHRNISNKIESMLGVVHQSPQLIVLQNGKAVKNASHQSISTALLKN from the coding sequence ATGAGTTTTTTAGATAAAATTTTTGGTAAGTCTGAAGGAGAAGATTCTTCAGTTAATTTTTGGAAATATATTGAGTCGGAAACCGATTTAGATAACGCAATTGCTGAATCTTCGGACAGGAAAGTCGCCATATTCAAGCATTCTACACGATGCCATATCAGCAAGATGGTGCTCAGAAATTTCGAGAAAGAAGTGTCGGATTGCGGTGACGATGTTTCTTATTATTTCCTGGATTTAATTGAACACCGGAACATTTCAAACAAAATAGAAAGCATGTTAGGTGTTGTGCATCAGAGTCCGCAGCTCATTGTGCTGCAGAACGGAAAAGCAGTGAAGAACGCATCGCACCAAAGTATTTCTACAGCCCTGCTTAAAAATTAA
- a CDS encoding Nicotinamidase → MKKALIIVDVQNDFCEGGALAVPNANQIIPYINLLMEDNIYDQIVLTQDWHPANHKSFASNNGKKVGETIILNEIPQFMWPDHCVQDTFGAEFHKDLNIDKVTHIIQKGKNTDVDSYSAFQDNNHFVKTGLDDFLKYHEIQLLEVVGLALDYCVKFTCLDASQLGYITCLHFNGTRAVNVKPDNGKDAIYEMLQNSVTVLG, encoded by the coding sequence ATGAAAAAAGCCCTTATAATAGTTGACGTACAGAACGATTTTTGCGAAGGCGGCGCATTAGCCGTGCCGAATGCCAACCAGATCATACCGTACATCAATCTTCTGATGGAAGACAATATCTACGACCAGATTGTACTTACACAGGACTGGCATCCCGCGAATCACAAAAGTTTCGCTTCAAATAACGGCAAGAAAGTAGGCGAAACCATTATCCTGAACGAAATTCCACAGTTTATGTGGCCCGATCACTGTGTTCAGGATACTTTCGGAGCCGAATTCCACAAAGACCTCAACATAGACAAAGTGACGCACATCATTCAAAAAGGGAAAAATACCGACGTGGACAGCTACAGTGCGTTTCAGGATAACAACCATTTTGTGAAAACAGGTCTTGACGATTTTCTTAAATATCACGAAATACAGCTACTAGAAGTTGTAGGTCTGGCGCTGGATTACTGCGTTAAATTTACGTGTCTTGATGCGTCGCAACTTGGCTACATCACCTGCCTGCATTTTAACGGCACCCGCGCCGTGAATGTGAAGCCCGACAACGGTAAAGATGCAATCTACGAGATGCTGCAGAATTCGGTTACCGTTTTAGGGTAA
- a CDS encoding cAMP-binding proteins - catabolite gene activator and regulatory subunit of cAMP-dependent protein kinases, giving the protein MENIDSYLSEILELPREAVNQCSNFYVHKTVAKNEFLLRDGEVCTGTYFVEKGLLRMYSIDKNGKEHIIQFAPEKWLISDRSSLHFNEKSRYYIEAVEESEVLVLGNDFFSGINQQFPGTSGNNDLLLQKHIRNLQNRVNSLLADTAEERYLNFIKMYPDILQRVPQWMVASYLGITPESLSRVRKELARKNFQPS; this is encoded by the coding sequence ATGGAAAATATCGATAGTTATCTGTCTGAAATTCTTGAGCTTCCGCGCGAGGCGGTTAACCAGTGCAGCAATTTCTACGTACATAAAACCGTAGCAAAAAACGAATTTCTGTTGCGCGACGGCGAGGTATGTACCGGAACTTATTTTGTGGAAAAAGGTTTATTGAGAATGTATTCAATCGACAAGAACGGCAAGGAACACATCATTCAGTTTGCACCCGAAAAATGGCTGATTTCCGACCGTAGCTCGCTGCACTTCAACGAAAAATCGAGATATTACATTGAGGCGGTTGAAGAAAGTGAAGTTCTTGTTTTAGGAAATGATTTTTTCAGCGGCATCAATCAGCAATTTCCGGGTACTTCCGGCAATAACGATCTTCTGTTGCAGAAACACATCCGTAATTTGCAGAACCGCGTAAATTCTTTGCTTGCCGATACGGCCGAAGAGCGCTATCTTAATTTCATAAAAATGTATCCCGACATCCTGCAGCGTGTGCCCCAGTGGATGGTAGCGTCGTATCTTGGCATTACGCCCGAAAGTCTGAGCAGGGTCAGAAAGGAATTGGCGAGGAAGAATTTTCAGCCATCATGA
- a CDS encoding DNA repair protein RadC, whose translation MSIKFLAEDDRPREKFLLKGKNSLSDAELLAIIMGSGNREDSAVELSRKILKSVDNNWHNLSRLHIPDLMKFKGVGEAKAISIAVALEIGHRRAAQEIPDRVQITCSRDTYNVLSPYLSDLNTEEFWAIYLNQNNRVIGKSRLSSGGINQSVVDVRILFKSALDHLSTAIVIAHNHPSGNLKPSAEDLKITRQITDAGKILNIQLLDHLIISQNSYFSFADENVL comes from the coding sequence ATGTCAATAAAATTTCTTGCAGAAGACGACCGACCGCGGGAAAAATTTTTACTGAAAGGCAAAAACTCGCTCTCGGACGCCGAACTTTTGGCGATCATTATGGGAAGCGGAAACCGCGAAGATTCAGCCGTGGAACTGAGCCGAAAAATTCTTAAATCGGTAGACAATAACTGGCATAATCTCTCCCGCCTTCACATCCCTGATCTGATGAAATTTAAAGGGGTGGGCGAGGCAAAAGCAATTTCAATTGCAGTAGCTCTCGAGATTGGTCACAGGCGTGCAGCGCAGGAAATTCCGGACAGAGTTCAGATTACCTGCAGCAGAGATACTTACAACGTGTTGAGTCCGTATCTGTCTGATTTAAATACTGAAGAATTTTGGGCGATTTATCTTAATCAGAATAACAGGGTGATTGGTAAATCCAGACTTTCTTCGGGCGGCATCAACCAGTCGGTTGTCGATGTGCGGATTTTGTTTAAATCTGCGCTTGATCATTTGTCTACGGCTATTGTGATCGCGCATAATCATCCTTCAGGAAATCTAAAACCCAGCGCCGAAGACCTCAAAATCACGCGCCAGATCACTGACGCCGGGAAAATACTGAATATCCAGTTACTCGATCATCTGATCATTTCACAGAATTCTTATTTCAGCTTCGCCGATGAAAATGTATTATGA